Part of the Salmo trutta chromosome 2, fSalTru1.1, whole genome shotgun sequence genome, ATTGAATTTGAACTCACACCAGTGGTGAATCTCAAAAGTCCTTCCTCCAGGTTTCTCCCTACCCTCTCAAAACATCATAGGAGAGAGCAAGGAGAGCATTGTATAAGAATTTTTGAGAGTCCCACATTGTGACGAAATGGTGGTTTTAGAAGGGTCAAGGGGCACACCCAGGGTGAGTCCTCATCTATCGGTTGTAAAACTGAGACGACACCCACGCCAGGCCCCACTTGAGGTTGGTCAACATGAATTTGAGCGCCTTGGTCCACTGCTCCTCTGAGTTGAACTGGGTCTTGATGGAGTAGGAGCCGCCGCTGCCTCCTGTGTCCTCAATCTTGCCCTTCTCGACATCCATCCTGACCCATAAAAGAAAAAGGTGCATTAAAACTCAAACCCCCAAGTGTTTATTTCTTGAAGGGTATGAAAGAAACTGGTGAAACATCTACAGCTGCTAACACCACATTTAAAAGTGGTGTTAGTGACTAGTTGGAGGCAaaggattaagctgtcaaaagctgaccaactcCAGTTATTTCTGTAATGTGTCATACCACAGtatgtgtcataatacccataaaacatagcggtcaaacaaggaaatggttccaactgTTTTTTCACCATCGGTTTTTCCCCATAGAAATTTTTTGAAACACTTAAAATTAGGgatgtgtttcatgtaggcttacccttgtgtgacgttttgataaccgtgtaaatatctgtaggacaaggtgacttatcaatatatttgccggTATTtagcccccaaaaatgaaatgctaattggctgctaatgtggctatcataaagaactacaaatgccatgatgatctggacgagactgctgaggcaaaggtaagaatctctgaactaactatgttagctaaatttagtaatgaataaattggcaaaatgtctttaaattgacaattcagaGTTCAGTAATATGTTTCACCTCAAAGAAAAGTGGCATGTTTAAATATGAGATGAGGGCAAGCAGTTTAACACAGGTAGGTCACATTCACCATTTTGGGCTGCATATTATGGTCTATTATGACATCACATCCACATAAGTGTGTGAGATTCTAGAAGTCTCATTATTTGTGAACCAATTATGATGTCACAAATGATCAATAAATTCCAAATGTTCTGTTTGAACATTCTGGTGTCTGACTGCTGAAAATAGAACACTAGTATCCAAGACAATCAAGCAGATTCCTCCTGagatatagttaacacagtagatCACCATAAAATATAGAAAGTGCTACTAGATGAAAACTTAGTTGCAGAAAGGGGTTAAAAGGCCACTGTCAATCTGGCCACCAGCCTCATCTGGTTTGTACATATTGTATATCTTGTCTTTGTTGCCCAGCTGCCCATTATTTGTCCCATCTGATAACATCCATTCATTCAGGTGGTGTTGAAACGTCGATTTGGGATGAGTGCAGCCAACTCCAAGCTGAAGCAGTGTGAGCACTGTGGCCGGTGCTTTGATCCTAGTCGCCTGGAGAAACACAGCGAGATCTGTGCCAAGCTCTCCTCCAAGAGCTCTAGACGGGGGGTCTATGACTCCACCATGCACCGTCTCAAAGGCACTGTACTGGCTGGCTACG contains:
- the LOC115163399 gene encoding beclin-1-like; amino-acid sequence: MDEEELPLYCTGGLHFFWDNKFDHAMVAFLDCVQQFKEEVEKGDTGFCLHYRMDVEKGKIEDTGGSGGSYSIKTQFNSEEQWTKALKFMLTNLKWGLAWVSSQFYNR